One Clupea harengus chromosome 3, Ch_v2.0.2, whole genome shotgun sequence DNA window includes the following coding sequences:
- the LOC116219572 gene encoding mothers against decapentaplegic homolog 6-like produces MSPDAPKQSHWCYVAYWEHRTRVGRLYAVYEHAVSIFYDLPQGTGFCLGQLSPTGGGGGGGGGSTMVQRARGKIGYGILLSNEPDGVWAYNRSQHPVFVNSPTLDVPGCRSLVVRKVMPGYSIKVFDYERSAALRHTGGAAADGPEVPEGPYDPNSVRISFAKGWGPCYSRQFITSCPCWLEILLNNHR; encoded by the coding sequence ATGTCTCCTGACGCTCCCAAGCAGAGTCACTGGTGCTACGTGGCGTACTGGGAGCACCGGACGCGCGTGGGCCGCCTGTACGCGGTGTACGAGCACGCCGTCAGCATCTTCTACGACCTACCTCAAGGCACGGGCTTCTGCCTGGGCCAGCTGAGCCCcacgggtggtggtggtggtggtggcggggggAGCACCATGGTGCAGCGCGCCCGCGGCAAGATCGGCTACGGCATCCTCCTGAGCAACGAGCCAGACGGCGTGTGGGCCTACAACCGCAGCCAGCACCCGGTCTTCGTCAACTCGCCCACCCTGGACGTGCCTGGCTGCCGCAGCCTGGTCGTACGCAAGGTCATGCCCGGCTACTCAATCAAGGTGTTCGACTACGAGCGCTCGGCGGCGCTGCGGCACACGGGCGGCGCCGCCGCCGACGGACCCGAGGTGCCGGAGGGGCCCTACGACCCAAACAGCGTTCGCATCAGCTTCGCCAAGGGCTGGGGACCCTGCTACTCCAGACAGTTCATCACCTCCTGCCCCTGCTGGCTAGAGATTCTGCTCAACAaccacagataa